A DNA window from Ignavibacteriales bacterium contains the following coding sequences:
- a CDS encoding T9SS type A sorting domain-containing protein, protein MMKHILIFVSLFLSQPAYPQWEWQSPKPQGNTLFNVQFVDTSNGWAVGEFGTIIHTSNGGINWTGQEYGRTDDILCFCMISATTSWAVGDNGIILFTSDGGENWTEQQSGISTGLNSVTFLDALNGWAVGDQETILHTTDGGINWSIQRQILGQISINSVIFLSSTNGWAVGSKGRLFGTTDGGATWTSQVVGSSMTTYLHITFADAHLGFIAGSNGRLYRTDNGGTSWNPISTTESVNFNRVHMLNNFIGWIAGDGGKILRTVNGGLSWSSSTIASGENLNGLSHTGNYLWAVGEYGKIMKSTNNGISWINLDSGQRLSINWISLSSNNSGTAVGQEGLLLRTTNNGSTWQQISSPTPALSSFGVSIIDETHGCAVGEEGNILRTTDGVTWLKQTTPTAHTLFGIDFANESDGWIVGGDQYNFTGIILRTTNGGADWSIQNSSIPHMVYGISFVTPLIGWVVGDFGIIYHTTNGGTSWSPQASGINTVLYSCTFTDQNNGWAVGDSGKILHTSNGGATWTQQNSATNVILFAIANNGPNELIAVGDLGTILHTTNGGEHWYSEYSRTLYPLYSIANNGKFISAGDYGTLLGFTAPEQFGIITGTLFFDQNQNGTKDFSETGLAGWLISLAGSQTRQTTTDINGNFEFLDLPSGTYIVTQSLPPSWINILPGSPGSYSFSLTSQALNYHCLFGNYTQSTIDFNLLGGWNLVSLPISLVDPSLSTIFPNAVSSAFAFETGYSMTDTLKPGPGYWIKFPHDFTAYLAGEPIEGDTIQIQSGWNIIGSVANPISTQSISTTPADIISSRYFGYSTSYFSADSIMPGKGYWVKASEPGTLILRQNNSALLKNQSFSDDILSGMNKITISDAVNNSQTLYFAYKSSIDPDNFTLPPLPPVDGFDVRFTNGSQVFDFSDNKKNVEAKINLQAFIPPVKLEWNISDNQQNYFSLFDEQGENKITSLNSKSGSFTIDDIESNNLYLNIETDSKQIPIEYSLMQNIPNPFNPSTIINYQLPSDNYVTVEVYNILGEKIATLVNEFQAAGLKSVTWNASSLPSGVYYYEIAARNLNGSAFRDVKKMILLR, encoded by the coding sequence ATGATGAAGCATATCCTTATTTTTGTTTCCCTTTTCCTCAGTCAGCCCGCATACCCGCAATGGGAATGGCAATCGCCGAAACCCCAAGGAAATACTCTTTTCAATGTTCAATTCGTGGATACTTCCAATGGCTGGGCTGTTGGAGAGTTCGGTACAATAATTCATACATCGAATGGTGGCATAAACTGGACTGGGCAGGAATACGGACGTACAGATGATATCTTATGTTTTTGTATGATTTCTGCAACAACCAGTTGGGCTGTAGGAGATAACGGAATTATCCTATTTACATCCGATGGCGGTGAAAATTGGACCGAGCAGCAAAGCGGAATAAGCACGGGATTAAATTCCGTTACATTCCTCGACGCACTTAATGGCTGGGCTGTTGGTGATCAGGAGACAATACTTCATACCACAGACGGCGGAATAAACTGGTCGATCCAACGACAAATATTGGGTCAAATAAGCATCAATAGTGTAATATTTTTATCTTCAACAAATGGTTGGGCTGTTGGTAGTAAAGGAAGATTATTCGGTACAACAGACGGTGGTGCAACGTGGACATCACAAGTTGTTGGATCCAGCATGACTACATATCTTCATATAACTTTTGCAGATGCACATCTCGGCTTCATTGCCGGCTCAAACGGTAGACTCTACAGAACCGATAATGGAGGAACATCCTGGAATCCGATCAGTACAACTGAATCGGTTAACTTCAATCGCGTCCACATGCTTAATAATTTTATCGGATGGATTGCGGGCGATGGCGGCAAAATTCTTCGCACTGTAAACGGAGGTTTATCGTGGTCATCATCAACTATTGCGTCCGGGGAAAACTTAAATGGCTTAAGCCATACCGGAAATTATCTTTGGGCAGTTGGCGAATATGGTAAAATCATGAAGTCCACTAATAATGGAATAAGCTGGATAAATCTCGATTCCGGGCAACGACTGAGCATCAATTGGATCAGTTTGAGTTCGAATAATTCAGGAACTGCAGTAGGACAGGAAGGATTGCTGTTAAGAACTACCAATAACGGTTCAACGTGGCAGCAAATTTCTTCACCTACTCCCGCTTTATCTTCTTTCGGCGTAAGTATTATAGATGAAACACACGGTTGTGCCGTTGGTGAAGAAGGAAACATACTCCGCACAACAGACGGAGTAACTTGGTTAAAACAAACAACCCCAACTGCACACACACTTTTTGGAATCGATTTTGCAAATGAATCTGACGGCTGGATTGTTGGAGGAGATCAGTATAATTTTACCGGAATAATTCTACGAACCACCAACGGTGGAGCCGATTGGTCAATTCAAAATTCATCTATACCGCATATGGTTTACGGAATTTCATTCGTCACACCGTTGATCGGCTGGGTTGTTGGTGATTTCGGTATAATCTACCACACAACAAACGGTGGAACTTCATGGTCACCTCAAGCAAGCGGCATAAACACAGTACTTTACAGTTGCACATTTACGGATCAAAATAATGGTTGGGCAGTCGGAGATTCGGGAAAAATATTACACACAAGCAACGGTGGCGCAACATGGACTCAGCAGAATTCGGCTACAAACGTAATTCTATTTGCTATCGCTAATAATGGTCCGAATGAATTGATCGCGGTTGGTGACCTTGGTACAATTCTTCATACCACGAATGGCGGAGAACATTGGTATTCAGAATATAGCAGAACTCTTTATCCGTTATATTCGATAGCGAATAACGGTAAATTCATTTCTGCGGGTGATTACGGAACATTATTAGGTTTCACCGCACCCGAACAGTTTGGAATTATCACAGGCACTCTTTTTTTCGATCAGAATCAAAACGGTACAAAAGATTTTTCAGAGACCGGATTAGCCGGATGGCTTATTTCTCTGGCAGGTTCCCAAACTCGACAAACCACAACAGATATTAATGGCAACTTTGAGTTTTTAGATTTACCATCAGGAACTTACATTGTTACACAATCTTTACCACCCTCGTGGATAAACATACTTCCCGGCTCACCCGGCAGTTATTCGTTTTCATTAACTTCTCAAGCATTAAATTATCATTGCTTATTTGGGAATTATACCCAATCGACAATCGATTTTAATCTGCTCGGTGGGTGGAACCTCGTCTCATTGCCGATAAGTTTAGTGGATCCATCATTATCAACAATTTTCCCGAATGCCGTTTCATCAGCTTTTGCTTTTGAAACCGGATATTCCATGACGGATACTCTTAAACCGGGTCCGGGATATTGGATAAAATTTCCTCATGACTTCACAGCATATTTAGCAGGGGAACCGATTGAAGGGGATACAATTCAGATTCAAAGCGGTTGGAACATAATCGGATCTGTGGCAAATCCTATCTCAACCCAATCGATCAGCACTACTCCAGCCGATATTATTTCATCCCGTTATTTTGGTTACTCAACAAGTTACTTCTCTGCCGATTCGATTATGCCCGGTAAGGGTTACTGGGTGAAGGCATCCGAACCGGGGACTTTAATTCTTCGTCAGAATAATTCTGCTCTGCTTAAAAATCAATCCTTCTCAGATGATATTTTATCCGGAATGAATAAGATTACAATTTCAGATGCTGTGAATAATTCTCAAACTCTCTATTTCGCGTACAAATCCAGCATAGATCCAGATAATTTCACATTACCTCCGCTCCCACCCGTAGATGGATTTGATGTTAGATTTACAAACGGATCTCAGGTTTTTGATTTCTCCGATAATAAAAAAAATGTTGAAGCAAAAATCAATCTTCAGGCATTTATTCCTCCAGTTAAATTAGAATGGAATATATCAGATAATCAACAAAATTATTTTTCACTCTTTGATGAACAAGGTGAAAATAAAATTACATCTTTAAATTCAAAATCCGGCAGTTTTACAATTGATGATATTGAATCGAATAATTTATATCTGAATATTGAAACCGACAGTAAACAAATACCGATTGAATATTCGCTGATGCAAAATATACCGAATCCATTTAATCCATCAACAATTATCAATTATCAGTTGCCATCGGATAATTATGTAACTGTCGAAGTATACAACATTCTTGGTGAAAAAATAGCAACACTTGTCAATGAGTTTCAAGCTGCAGGTTTAAAATCGGTTACTTGGAATGCGTCATCTTTACCAAGCGGTGTTTACTACTATGAGATTGCCGCACGCAACTTGAATGGTTCAGCATTCAGAGATGTTAAGAAAATGATTTTATTGAGATAG
- a CDS encoding DUF2334 domain-containing protein: MKIRYVFLVFLLPLIIHLNNSFASEAKKVLILFEGRDTPNNYARGDARQLAMLLGHFKVEYKIEGVEAYKSDEMNNYDITFFIGFSKQYDPPEKFLREAYSPDKMLVWMNTGMESFAARFDLVKKYGFKLERLDTISNFDIVTAGGRDFTKGEPNINIINVLKHDEIDIVATAFSTATGREVPYIIRVENFMYIADSPFASATETDRYIYFADMLHDLLGQPHAEIHRALLRIEDVTVFEDPERLRDVADALYSNDVPFLVGVVPFYVDPDRGLRVSLSDKPEMVDAVRYMVSRGATIVMHGITHQYQGTTATDYEFWDASTNGKLKEDSKVYVEKKMKMGLEEFWKNNLYPLVWETPHYTASQDDYPIFAKYFSTAMEQRCVLNDADYSQYFPYIIDKDLFGQRILPENLGYIPLNPNREVEEEAVQKLLRGAKMQLAVRDGFASAFIHSFIGIDYIEEFIDGVKNLGYTFIDVRELNLNVRMNNHLVLTGSQSYEIPLDDQFFRKTIIQPDGDIDKREVSAERIQGVIKNHIQLLPREIFIAEPMEFNEIELTWVDRLRGDAKNLWDGIFKAEEDYEYARVALLWEPNAKGGSFNNQASYASAFRSLNIEVDTLRSDRLPPLKDYNLLVVPYNMVERLPDTDYDRIIQFIEEGGNVVTDGKNDLAEELSVKFASSNLKIERMRDRLYPADALVLKFPEMMTRFDILPDDDILCTEENTDVPVVIGRQFGKGKFIFLGVRFDPMSTGGYSRFPYFMEYVRSYFHLKPILRRENLEVYFDAGYRHNISVEDLVKRWVTDGIRIVYTVGWHQYEKWTYDYKRLIELCHANGILIYVWLEPPHVSEKFWKDHPEWQEVNFRGELVVASWRFPVALTDSTCMKEIKEMYKSFLLEFDWDGVNLAELYFEAGTDGPENSNLMTPMHSSARTEFKMLYGFDPALLFDDKSEYYWKTNAYAWNRYEEYRVNRLSSLHEEFLELIQEVKNEKPHLDAVLTVMDNVGNPELRKNHGVDAIRINDLKKKFNFTLQIEDPQSEWSKDPRRYSTISEKYKTILGEKNAVMIDINILQFRDEKKPTIFPTLVQTGIESYMLVNVAAASADRYSLYSESSIRPQDLRMMSYASSARANLSSTPDGWKLSAPFPVVLELSKKYSALTTSTGERITSDRGLFFLPPGNYDLTPEKNTGKLLNTSMPTSGKLLSISGEILGLINSNRSVSVKYRSTGRCYASFTHKPYNIYIDGKETIVPILSGHRRFTAVFPPGEHQVLAVLETTVSYGVDLTSFWSSWLIVGFGMFSGTLLIGFYTVVRFMRSRKGER, encoded by the coding sequence ATGAAGATACGATATGTTTTCCTCGTTTTCCTCTTGCCCCTAATTATCCATTTAAACAACAGTTTTGCGTCGGAAGCGAAAAAGGTTCTAATCCTGTTTGAAGGACGCGATACACCGAATAACTATGCCCGCGGAGATGCACGCCAACTAGCGATGCTCTTGGGTCATTTTAAAGTTGAATACAAGATCGAAGGTGTAGAAGCTTACAAAAGCGATGAGATGAATAATTACGACATCACATTCTTCATCGGATTCAGTAAGCAATACGATCCTCCCGAGAAATTTTTGCGCGAAGCATATTCTCCCGATAAAATGCTGGTGTGGATGAATACAGGCATGGAATCATTCGCTGCGAGATTTGATCTTGTCAAGAAATACGGTTTTAAATTAGAGCGGTTAGATACGATTTCAAATTTTGATATTGTAACTGCCGGTGGAAGAGATTTTACAAAAGGCGAACCGAATATCAACATAATAAATGTTTTAAAACATGATGAAATTGATATTGTTGCAACGGCGTTTTCCACTGCGACGGGTCGTGAAGTTCCGTATATCATTCGGGTTGAAAACTTTATGTATATCGCCGATTCACCGTTTGCCTCGGCGACGGAAACGGATAGATATATATACTTCGCAGACATGTTGCACGATTTATTGGGACAGCCACATGCCGAAATTCACAGAGCCCTTCTGAGAATCGAGGATGTAACGGTGTTCGAAGATCCGGAACGACTTCGCGATGTCGCGGATGCTCTTTACTCGAATGATGTTCCGTTTTTGGTCGGGGTTGTACCTTTTTATGTCGATCCCGACCGCGGTTTACGGGTAAGTTTGTCAGATAAACCCGAGATGGTGGATGCTGTTCGCTACATGGTTTCGCGCGGTGCTACGATCGTTATGCACGGAATTACTCATCAATATCAGGGAACAACCGCTACCGATTATGAATTCTGGGATGCGAGCACGAATGGTAAGCTGAAAGAAGATTCGAAAGTCTACGTTGAAAAGAAAATGAAAATGGGATTGGAGGAATTTTGGAAAAATAATCTCTATCCACTCGTCTGGGAAACTCCTCATTATACCGCATCGCAGGATGATTATCCGATATTTGCCAAATATTTCAGCACGGCAATGGAACAACGATGTGTTCTTAATGATGCCGATTACAGTCAATATTTTCCATACATCATCGATAAAGACCTTTTCGGTCAGCGGATATTACCGGAAAACTTGGGTTATATACCTTTAAACCCAAACCGCGAAGTGGAAGAAGAAGCTGTGCAAAAATTATTGAGAGGCGCCAAGATGCAGCTCGCTGTGCGCGACGGGTTCGCCTCTGCTTTCATTCATTCGTTTATCGGCATAGATTATATAGAAGAATTTATAGACGGCGTAAAAAATCTCGGTTATACTTTTATAGATGTGAGAGAATTAAATCTTAATGTCCGGATGAACAATCATTTAGTTCTTACCGGATCGCAATCTTATGAGATTCCATTGGACGATCAATTTTTTAGAAAAACAATTATTCAGCCGGATGGGGATATAGATAAACGTGAAGTCTCTGCAGAGCGGATTCAAGGAGTAATCAAAAATCATATCCAACTCTTACCCCGTGAAATATTCATCGCAGAACCGATGGAGTTCAATGAAATTGAATTAACGTGGGTCGATCGGTTAAGAGGTGATGCAAAAAATTTGTGGGATGGTATCTTTAAAGCCGAAGAAGATTATGAATATGCGCGCGTTGCACTTTTATGGGAACCGAATGCGAAGGGGGGCTCATTTAACAATCAGGCAAGTTATGCATCTGCTTTTCGATCTTTAAATATCGAAGTGGATACTCTGAGGTCTGATCGCCTGCCGCCATTAAAAGATTATAACCTGTTGGTAGTACCATATAATATGGTAGAACGACTTCCGGATACAGATTATGATCGCATAATTCAATTCATTGAAGAAGGAGGGAACGTAGTTACCGATGGTAAAAACGATCTTGCAGAAGAGTTAAGTGTAAAATTTGCCAGCTCGAATCTAAAAATTGAACGGATGCGAGATCGCCTTTACCCTGCCGACGCTCTGGTGTTGAAATTCCCTGAAATGATGACCAGATTCGATATTCTTCCTGACGATGATATCCTATGCACTGAAGAAAATACCGATGTACCGGTTGTGATAGGCAGGCAGTTCGGTAAAGGGAAATTCATTTTCCTTGGTGTCAGATTCGATCCCATGTCAACAGGTGGTTACAGTAGGTTCCCATATTTTATGGAATATGTTCGTTCGTATTTTCATCTGAAACCGATTTTACGGCGTGAAAATCTTGAGGTCTATTTCGATGCCGGATACCGTCACAATATCAGTGTTGAAGATTTGGTAAAGAGATGGGTAACCGATGGAATACGGATTGTGTATACTGTTGGCTGGCATCAATACGAAAAATGGACATACGATTATAAAAGACTGATCGAACTTTGTCATGCAAACGGTATTTTAATTTACGTCTGGTTAGAGCCGCCTCATGTTTCAGAGAAATTTTGGAAAGATCATCCTGAATGGCAGGAAGTGAATTTCCGCGGCGAACTGGTTGTTGCCTCCTGGAGATTTCCTGTTGCATTAACAGACAGCACTTGCATGAAAGAAATTAAGGAGATGTATAAATCATTTCTTTTAGAATTTGATTGGGATGGTGTAAACCTTGCTGAGCTTTATTTTGAGGCGGGAACCGACGGACCGGAAAATTCAAATCTGATGACGCCGATGCATTCGTCTGCCCGTACCGAATTCAAAATGCTTTATGGATTCGACCCGGCTCTCCTCTTCGATGATAAATCTGAATACTATTGGAAAACTAATGCCTACGCATGGAACCGCTATGAAGAATACCGCGTAAACCGGCTGTCGAGTTTGCACGAAGAATTTCTTGAGCTGATTCAAGAAGTAAAAAATGAAAAACCGCATTTAGATGCGGTACTGACAGTTATGGATAATGTTGGAAACCCGGAACTCAGGAAGAATCATGGTGTGGACGCGATAAGAATAAATGATCTGAAAAAGAAATTCAATTTCACGCTTCAAATCGAAGATCCGCAGAGCGAGTGGTCGAAAGATCCGAGAAGATATTCAACGATCTCTGAAAAATATAAAACAATCCTCGGCGAAAAAAATGCCGTAATGATAGATATTAATATTCTTCAGTTCCGCGATGAGAAAAAACCGACTATTTTTCCGACTCTTGTTCAAACCGGAATAGAAAGTTATATGCTCGTGAATGTTGCCGCGGCTTCGGCTGATCGGTATTCATTGTATTCGGAGTCGAGCATTCGTCCGCAAGATTTGAGGATGATGAGTTATGCTTCATCGGCAAGAGCTAACTTATCAAGCACCCCGGACGGGTGGAAGTTAAGCGCTCCTTTCCCGGTTGTTTTAGAATTATCAAAAAAATATTCAGCACTTACAACTTCAACCGGTGAACGAATTACATCGGACAGGGGATTGTTTTTTTTGCCACCCGGCAATTACGATCTTACACCGGAAAAAAATACGGGAAAGTTATTGAACACATCGATGCCGACCTCAGGAAAACTACTTTCTATTTCCGGTGAAATTCTCGGTTTAATAAATTCGAATAGAAGCGTCTCGGTTAAATATCGAAGTACAGGTCGGTGTTACGCTTCATTCACTCATAAGCCGTATAATATTTATATAGATGGTAAAGAAACCATCGTACCAATTCTTTCCGGGCATCGCCGCTTCACCGCAGTTTTTCCACCGGGAGAACATCAGGTGCTTGCAGTTCTTGAAACTACGGTTTCTTACGGTGTGGATCTGACCAGTTTCTGGTCGTCTTGGTTAATCGTCGGTTTTGGAATGTTCTCCGGCACATTGTTGATCGGATTTTATACGGTAGTTCGATTTATGCGCTCGCGGAAAGGAGAGCGATGA
- a CDS encoding glycosyltransferase family 2 protein: MPSESFIELDISIIFVLSVILIWFMIFYQLILTMAGFFHYTHSRKEKNKIDSLTFDFPKVTILIPAHNEEKVIAYTVEAMLNLDYPKDKLDILIINDGSSDRTAEIVENYTRRDTRLRIYNVPKDEGGKGKSRALNLGLKQTDSQFIAVYDADNTPDPSAMKYLMAQLIQDERLGAVLGKFRTVNKNRNLLTRFINIETLGFQSMLQAGRWKMFKISTLPGTNLVIRRDLLDKLKGWDEDAITEDSELSIRIHMEGYRIKFVPYSITYEQEPESWKVWIKQRTRWVQGNNYVGKKFLKEIPSFKNKFLAIELLYVLSLYYVFLVALVGSDILFLLGLFNVVVINLPGPYTLVWIVGIVLFLMEILLALSYDREDKFSNLLLTFLMYFTYCQMWIYIVGRAIYLDVIKKEKRTWVKTERFDAVRK; this comes from the coding sequence ATGCCGAGCGAATCGTTTATCGAGCTTGACATCAGCATTATCTTTGTACTATCGGTTATTCTAATTTGGTTTATGATTTTTTACCAGTTGATTTTGACGATGGCTGGTTTCTTTCATTACACTCATTCTAGAAAAGAAAAGAATAAAATCGATTCCTTAACATTCGACTTTCCAAAAGTAACAATCCTTATCCCGGCGCATAACGAAGAGAAGGTGATTGCCTATACGGTAGAAGCCATGCTGAATCTCGATTATCCGAAAGATAAATTGGATATACTTATTATCAACGATGGTTCATCTGATCGCACAGCAGAAATTGTGGAGAACTACACCAGGCGAGATACCCGCCTGCGCATATATAATGTGCCCAAGGATGAGGGTGGTAAAGGAAAATCGCGCGCTCTAAATTTAGGTTTAAAGCAAACAGACTCTCAATTCATAGCCGTCTACGATGCGGATAACACCCCCGATCCGTCAGCGATGAAATATTTAATGGCGCAATTAATTCAGGATGAAAGACTCGGCGCGGTGCTTGGTAAATTCAGAACGGTTAATAAGAATAGAAATTTATTGACACGTTTCATTAATATTGAAACACTCGGTTTCCAATCTATGCTGCAAGCAGGCAGGTGGAAGATGTTCAAAATTTCCACATTGCCCGGAACAAACCTCGTTATCCGCCGTGATCTTTTAGACAAATTGAAGGGATGGGACGAAGATGCGATTACGGAAGATTCGGAGTTAAGCATCAGAATACACATGGAAGGATACCGCATTAAGTTTGTGCCATACTCGATTACATACGAGCAGGAACCGGAATCGTGGAAAGTTTGGATTAAACAGCGGACAAGATGGGTGCAGGGAAATAATTATGTCGGGAAAAAATTCCTGAAAGAAATTCCGTCGTTTAAAAATAAATTTTTAGCAATTGAATTGCTTTACGTGCTATCCCTTTACTATGTTTTTCTCGTAGCCCTCGTCGGTTCCGATATACTTTTCCTTCTGGGTCTTTTCAATGTTGTTGTCATTAATTTGCCGGGACCTTACACACTAGTCTGGATAGTGGGTATTGTTCTGTTCCTGATGGAAATTCTACTTGCATTGTCATACGATAGAGAAGATAAATTCTCTAATCTTCTGCTGACGTTTCTGATGTATTTCACTTATTGCCAGATGTGGATATATATAGTCGGAAGAGCGATTTATTTAGATGTTATAAAGAAAGAAAAACGGACATGGGTAAAGACGGAGAGGTTTGATGCGGTACGAAAATGA
- the rmuC gene encoding DNA recombination protein RmuC: protein MEILLIILIALVVVLLILFLRSQQSSSVADKDQSMLLVQQQVESVRSDVHQSLNQISEAMNSQLALVANQIQSQTTNVGSRLQQVAENVNQQLNTVTQQIQSQTSNVGDRLDNAARVIGEVQKNLGELGQATKEIKELGQSVSKLEELLSAPKLRGGLGEYLLEDLLKQVLPAGHYEMQYRFRNGQAVDAVIKTSDRLVSVDSKFPLENFKKLASSATEAEKKSYQKVFVNDVKKHIDAIATKYILPDEGTFPFALMYIPSESIYYEIIIKDEGLAEGVGAYNYAIERKVIPVSPNSFYAYLQVIALGLRGMYIEHSAKEILGNISRLQGDIGKVREVFDILGTHIENSRKKHEEADKKLSHFEAKLEGITEHALGDSSQSKELKT from the coding sequence ATGGAAATACTTCTCATCATTCTCATCGCGCTCGTTGTTGTATTATTGATTCTTTTTTTGAGGAGCCAGCAATCCTCATCGGTTGCCGATAAAGATCAATCGATGTTATTGGTTCAGCAGCAGGTAGAATCCGTTCGTTCCGATGTTCATCAGAGTTTAAATCAAATATCGGAAGCAATGAACTCACAGCTTGCTCTCGTTGCAAATCAAATACAATCACAAACAACGAACGTCGGCAGCAGGTTGCAGCAAGTTGCCGAAAACGTTAATCAGCAGTTGAATACGGTTACACAGCAAATTCAATCGCAAACATCGAATGTCGGAGACCGGCTCGATAACGCCGCGCGGGTTATCGGAGAAGTGCAAAAAAATCTTGGTGAGCTTGGGCAGGCAACGAAGGAAATAAAAGAATTGGGGCAAAGTGTTTCGAAATTGGAAGAGTTGTTGAGTGCACCAAAACTCCGCGGTGGATTGGGAGAATATTTACTCGAGGATTTGCTGAAGCAGGTTTTACCCGCGGGACATTATGAAATGCAGTACCGCTTTAGAAACGGACAGGCAGTTGATGCAGTCATCAAAACATCAGACCGTCTGGTGTCGGTTGATTCGAAATTCCCTCTCGAGAATTTTAAAAAATTAGCATCTTCCGCAACCGAAGCTGAAAAAAAATCGTACCAAAAAGTGTTTGTGAACGACGTAAAAAAACATATTGATGCGATTGCCACGAAATATATTCTTCCCGATGAAGGAACATTTCCTTTCGCGCTTATGTATATCCCGTCTGAAAGTATTTATTATGAAATCATAATCAAAGATGAAGGTTTAGCCGAGGGAGTCGGGGCGTATAATTACGCGATTGAAAGAAAAGTTATCCCTGTTTCTCCGAACAGTTTCTACGCGTATCTTCAGGTGATTGCTCTTGGACTCCGCGGAATGTATATAGAGCACAGCGCCAAAGAGATTTTAGGAAATATCTCACGCCTTCAGGGTGATATTGGTAAAGTGCGCGAAGTATTCGACATACTCGGCACGCATATCGAAAATTCAAGAAAAAAACATGAGGAAGCAGATAAAAAGTTATCGCATTTCGAAGCGAAATTGGAAGGAATAACCGAGCATGCTCTTGGTGATTCTTCACAATCCAAAGAATTAAAAACATAG
- a CDS encoding threonylcarbamoyl-AMP synthase — MYTKVHPDNPQPRQIKRAVEILKNDGIIIYPTDTVYGIGCSIFSPRAIELIYQLKDQERSKPFSFVCSDLSHISEFAKVSNTAFRLMKQLIPGPYTFILPASRLKQLPKSMISKRKTVGIRVPDNKICMTLIKELGHPILNASVTDENGEIINDPGVIKEFYEKRVDLIIDGGNSILELSTILDLTEGPPVVVREGAGDFSMIENYQI; from the coding sequence ATGTACACAAAAGTTCATCCCGACAATCCTCAACCCCGGCAAATTAAGCGGGCGGTTGAAATATTGAAGAATGACGGGATAATTATTTACCCGACGGATACGGTGTATGGTATCGGGTGCAGTATTTTCAGTCCACGCGCAATAGAACTTATCTACCAATTGAAAGATCAGGAAAGAAGTAAACCGTTCAGTTTTGTATGTTCCGACTTGAGCCACATTAGTGAGTTTGCGAAAGTATCGAATACGGCATTTCGTTTGATGAAACAGCTTATACCCGGACCTTACACTTTTATTTTACCGGCGAGCCGACTAAAACAATTACCGAAAAGCATGATCTCGAAACGAAAAACAGTAGGCATTCGCGTTCCGGATAATAAAATATGTATGACGCTCATAAAAGAACTTGGACATCCGATTCTTAACGCGAGCGTTACAGACGAAAATGGCGAAATCATCAACGATCCTGGAGTTATCAAGGAATTTTATGAAAAACGAGTCGACCTGATTATTGATGGAGGAAACAGCATCTTGGAATTATCAACGATACTCGATTTAACCGAAGGTCCTCCCGTTGTCGTTCGCGAGGGAGCCGGGGATTTCAGCATGATCGAAAATTATCAAATTTAA